One Besnoitia besnoiti strain Bb-Ger1 chromosome VIII, whole genome shotgun sequence DNA segment encodes these proteins:
- a CDS encoding ccr4-associated factor family protein (encoded by transcript BESB_085490) — protein MNGECGERGQIIEVWGHNLEEEFARIRDVVERYQYIAMDTEFPGIVARPTGNVTDYNYQTVKYNVDLLKVIQLGITFADAAGNLAEGTSTWQFNFRFDLNEDMYAQDSIDFLKQSGIDFDKQQKKGIDVQDFGELIMSSGLVMNEDVKWISFHGCYDFGYLLKLLTCAPLPQSEAQFFELLHDFFPALYDIKYLLRSIHNFNLSGGSSLQKVAEHLQVTRIGPQHQAGSDSLVTCRTFFKLVELYFASRIEDCGCSGVIYGLGMSLPKHSLRGGSNPHLPASSTYSGAASRPEPHAPAQSHSRGGGRGGAPSAKGRHDDEDDANAAGAAAASRGGGLGGASSLLHLAGSYGGGGLVVGGAGAQHANYLAFHHSQGGSHVPMTHSQQPGGGSHLVSPHLLNNAFSGGGSAAAGPGVASSPPEFVPSASMHAAATGSNPHALSLLASPGASNGNGSLAGSHASFLLGGGPGASPGGAQATGGPIASNLHSRNSRQILGGGAGAGGGGAQGGAVSSSTHLRAQ, from the exons ATGAATGGCGAGTGTGGCGAAAGAGGGCAGATCATCGAGGTGTGGGGCCACAACCTTG AGGAGGAATTCGCGCGTATCCGCGATGTGGTCGAACGGTACCAGTACATTGCTATG gACACGGAGTTCCCGGGCATTGTGGCGCGGCCGACGGGGAACGTGACGGACTACAATTACCAGACGGTGAAGTACAATGTGGATCTGTTGAAGGTGATTCAGTTGGGGATAACTTTCGCCGATGCGGCGGGGAACTTGGCGGAGGGGACGTCGACATGGCAGTTCAACTTTCGCTTCGACCTGAATGAGGACATGTACGCGCAGGATTCGATTGACTTTTTGAAGCAGAGCGGGATTGACTTTGACAAGCAACAGAAGAAGGGCATCGACGTGCAGGACTTTGGCGAGTTGATCATGAGCTCCGGGTTGGTCATGAACGAAGACGTCAAGTGGATCTCGTTCCATGGCTGCTACGACTTTGGCTACCTCCTGAAGCTCCTCacgtgcgcgccgctgccgcagtctGAGGCACAGTTCTTCGAGTTGCTGCACGACTTCTTCCCCGCCCTATACGACATCAAGTACCTGCTGCGCTCCATTCACAACTTCAACCTCTCGGGTGGCTCGTCGCTGCAGAAAGTCGCCGAGCACCTCCAGGTGACGCGCATCGGTCCGCAGCACCAGGCGGGCAGCGACTCGCTGGTCACCTGTCGGACCTTCTTCAAACTCGTCGAGTTGTACTTTGCCAGCCGCATCGAGGACTGTGGATGCTCTGGCGTCATCTACGGCTTGGGCATGAGTCTCCCCAAGCacagcctccgcggcggcagcaacCCGCACCttcccgcctcctccacgtactccggcgccgcctcgcgccccgaGCCACACGCGCCCGCCCAGAGtcacagccgcggcggcgggcgcggcggagcgcccAGCGCCAAGGGCCgccacgacgacgaagacgacgcgaacgcagccggcgcggcggctgcctcccgaggcggcggcctcggcggcgcgtcgtcgctgctgcatctcGCAGGCAGctacggcggcggcggcctcgttgtgggcggcgcgggcgcgcagcacgcgaacTACCTCGCCTTCCACCACTCGCAGGGCGGGTCTCACGTCCCGATGACTCACTCGCAgcagcctggcggcggcagccaccTCGTCAGTCCGCATCTGCTGAACAACGCcttctccggcggcggcagcgcggctgcgggacCGGGGgtggcctcgtcgccgcctgagTTCGTGCCCTCCGCGTCGatgcacgccgccgcgacgggaTCGAACCCGCACGCgctctcgctcctcgcgtcgcccggcgcCAGCAACGGCAACGGCAGCCTCGCCGGGAGCCATGCCTCCTTCCTGCTGGGCGGCGGTCCAGGCGCGagccccggcggcgcgcaggcgaccggAGGCCCGATCGCCTCGAACCTCCACTCGCGCAACTCGCGCCAAAtcctcggcggaggcgcgggtgcaggcggaggaggcgcgcagggcggcgccgtgtCCTCCTCGACGCATCTGCGCGCTCAGTGA
- a CDS encoding hypothetical protein (encoded by transcript BESB_085500), protein MALVSQTRSRGAAGAHLQSSGLSSLSSFSSSGAPPLRPSPRCRLASFRVSSCATRPLLSPSSSTRVSADQVCLRLFSSLVTSVASPSSALPPHGVRAAASRRAPPRALPSSSRTLSASLSGASSLSSPSLCVPLASGWGLSARVASHVSARCFLRRACRAFASHSWEARLAALQESAEAAHAARRGKAVVELTQRGRVGRRSQASAFPLALNRLVFAHTQKAGGDGGRGASEPQAGNVESGDRKDLEALLSGLKEDLHSQPRAEQLKLLVALAKTRPQVLAAAKSSEDLLRALVDGLLLPGAGEGGRASLEGQEVSAKDVLIVLGCVRRLLHIPPFASPQDRSYLRCCQLLRQGRVAFLSSSDLANLLLLLAKPAPAPAAALVAPESEARTTSPPSDSESEEDEAADEEEDAENLRRHLIVMAINIFSDRLEGAAGSPPTLDDVAVLLRASALAGTHADVLRRVFSFLTSAAASSSPDAASVASSARGAARKRRGVKGEKAPHSVALGEVTPQQAIGLLHIMTSARLYSLGAIDALLSRFAGAQKTGEGDEAPAPLPPPLPLASAALSAAAAQGGGASAAEQLLRLSSAGCSGGTKKEWNLRSLGTRSEALRLLKVVELTLRLDLPHTFAQLSPSALRVLATIRDTPFVDPTLVTDNVLSYQLAHFLRKHRFPCERSMEGPYALRLADLERRLVVVPLDAADEEPASVYRQPAASEKPNGEAEGEGPEEAPREASSAGVVLRAETKARLAHLNELGWRVLVVHHRDWNLLNSQMAKARFVRNLLQKNGLIDLAPARVAA, encoded by the exons ATGGCTCTTGTATCTCAAACTCGCTCACGCGGGGCTGCAGGGGCGCACCTGCAGTCCTCCGGGCTCTCTTCcctttcttcgttttcctcttcggGCGCACCTCCTCTCCGCCCATCCCCACGTTGCCGCCTGGCTTCCTTTCGGGTTTCTTCTTGCGCCactcgccctcttctctctccttcatCTTCGACTCGTGTCTCCGCTGATCAGGTttgtctgcgtctcttttcttcgctcgtcacctccgtcgcctctccatcctctgcgctgccgccgcacggcgtgcgcgcggcggcctcgcgccgagctcccccgcgcgccctgccttcgtcttcgcgcaCTCTTTCTGCATCGTTGTCTGGGGCGAGCTCGctgtcctcgccttctctctgcgtccctctGGCGTCTGGCTGGGGCCTGTCTGCGCGAGTTGCCTCTCACGTTTCCGCGCGATGTTTCCTGCGACGTGCCTgtcgcgcgttcgcctcgcaTTCCTGGGAAGCGCGGCtggccgcgctgcaggagtctgcagaggctgcacacgcggcgcgacgcggcaaGGCAGTTGTCGAGTTgacgcagcgcggccgcgtgggTCGGCGCAGCCAAGCGAGCGCCTTCCCCCTTGCGCTGAATCGCCTAGTTTTCGCTCACACGCAGAAggctggaggcgacggcgggcgcggggcgagcgagccgcaggcTGGGAATGTCGAAAGCGGCGACCGCAAAgacctcgaggcgctgctcagCGGGCTCAAGGAGGATCTCCAcagccagccgcgcgcggagcaaCTGAAGCTCCTTGTCGCCCTCGCAAAG ACTCGCCCTCAAGTgctggcggctgcgaagTCCTCAGAGGATCTCTTGAGAGCTCTGGTCGACGGGCTCCTCCTcccgggcgcaggcgagggcggccgcgcaagTCTCGAGGGACAAGAAGTCTCTGCAAAGGACGTGCTCATCGTTCTCGGCTGCGTCAGGCGCTTGCTCC ACATCCCTCCGTTTGCCTCGCCGCAGGACCGGAGTTACCTACGCTGCtgccagctgctgcgccagggacgcgtcgcctttctctcgtcCTCGGATCTCGCGaacctccttcttctcctcgccaagcccgcgcccgcgcccgccgcggcgctcgttgcgccggagagcgaggcccgGACAACCTCGCCGCCCAGTGACTCGGAAtccgaggaagacgaagccgcggacgaggaagaggacgcagagaacCTGAGAAGACACCTCATCGTCATGGCCATAAACATCTTCTCGGATCGG CTTGAGGGAGCTGCGGGTTCGCCCCCGACGCTCGATgacgtcgccgtcctcctccgcgcttcGGCCTTG gccggtacgcacgcagacgtgctgcggcgggtgttttccttcctcacctcggctgcggcgtcttcgtcgccggatgccgcctctgtcgcttcatcggcacgcggcgcggcgcgcaagcggcgcggcgtcaaaggcgagaaggcgccgcacaGCGTCGCGTTGGGGGAAGTGACGCCTCAGCAGGCCATCGGACTTTTGCACATCATGacgagcgcgcggctctaCTCGCTGGGCGCGATTGACGCGCTTCTAtcccgcttcgccggcgcccagaagacgggagagggcgacgaggcgcccgcgccgctcccgccgccgcttccgctggcttctgcggcgctctcagccgcagcggcgcaggggggcggcgcgtcggccgCTGAGCAGCTGTTGAGGCTGTCGAGCGCGGGTTGTAGCGGAGGCACCAAGAAAGAATGGAATCTGCGGAGTCTGGGCACGCGGAGTGAGGCGCTGCGCTTGCTCAAAGTCGTCGAGCTGACTCTCCGCCTCGACTTGCCGCACACCTTTGCGCAGCTGAGTCCGTCTGCGCTTCGCGTGCTCGCCACCATTCGCGACACGCCCTTCGTAG ATCCCACGCTCGTGACGGACAACGTCCTCTCCTACCAACTTGCGCACTTCCTGCGAAAACATCG ATTTCCTTGTGAACGAAGCATGGAGGGCCCGtacgcgctgcgcctcgcggatcTCGAGCGGCGGCTGGTCGTTGTGCCTCTtgacgccgccgacgaggagcCTGCATCGGTGTACAGAcagccggcggcctctgagAAGCCCaacggcgaagcggagggcgaggggccTGAGGAggctccgcgcgaggcgtcgtcCGCGGGGGTCGTGCTACGCgccgagacgaaggcgcgcctcgcgcatctCAACGAGCTGGGTTG GCGTGTGCTGGTCGTGCATCACCGCGACTGGAATCTCCTCAA CTCGCAAATGGCGAAGGCGAGGTTCGTTCGCAACCTCCTTCAGAAGAACGGCCTCATCGACCTTGCGCCTGCACGCGTGGCTGCGTGA
- a CDS encoding hypothetical protein (encoded by transcript BESB_085510), which yields MWIPLRVIPFLLLGFLLSLLLFSPFPLPCFAFHISPSPRISPSHLGSSAAFAAPQRAWRDWFPLFVSSSPASFVSASSSWLSLSTRGLFPAPSSLRHRSQPSAPFRPWVPSRCALSSSSLSPSIASSPPPSDTPHSGCGAPAALPSRGESASSRLAGPVPAFASASSFSLHSSARGASLPPRSLFSSALWSARRTGVAVPPQIAAFGRTFVYAFLKPLRKDKAAAIAEAAEASEAAEAAQLSEPVRGESYFQDFDEVYDASEELRRLNELHKFYAVYTYPETYSFEADASPLEADSAPAENARETEDAGEGEREIGEGEEGVEKAREGASRGSSRLEPPPRPLPLPRRLRLPLSRLPSKALSLFPSPKPAASSPFVPSLASAGLTAPGAAPLPAPAFPSHALPPNVSAWGGFPLPASVSRDSARRFLAPSLLGDWMVEQTLGRQRAGLLSTFAFDSEANPAKPSGGVGVRTEDLRGVSVAGTLAAAAEAAPAQAGLSDPEAEARAVAARNCDVAESLLEGRAESDAPTAASEDELQIERRNARDRGNSQREADEEGGARLRFASALASAASGDARRAEASRRERPGEGFEPYVSLLDESARGGGIAMEMWLPGVAARDIIIELRLVGREEDGEDGGRLQTAAEGKATQSPENNTREAWSLDEEFVFRENIEHVEDRMFTKERKRWPLTILPMLVVNAPKSRRVLRWEMETFKTRQKHGRMADYERIQRAYRLRWPADIRRAEARLDSGRLMVVVPPLEDLSSFDAEADADALPMRIPVQQKPLPWTGLKGFRVYHSRRDWIFNFHKFSQYAKGVDLFTFDFKKEKVPIREPDRQEEQEAKRMAEVISKKNWRLWRGEKL from the exons ATGTGGATCCCGCTTCGGGTCATCCCGTTCCTTCTCCTTGGTTTTTtgctgtctctccttctcttctctcccttcccTCTGCCCTGCTTTGCGTTCCACatttcgccgtcgccccggATCTCGCCCTCCCACCTCGGTTcgtccgctgccttcgcggccCCGCAGCGGGCCTGGCGGGACTGGTTTCCTCTCTTtgtttcttcgtctcctgcgtccttcgtttctgcgtcttcttcttggcTGTCGTTGTCcacgcgcggcctcttccctgctccttcttctctccgccaTCGCAGCCAGCCGTCGGCACCGTTTCGCCCCTGGgttccttctcgctgcgctctttcgtcttcttctctctctccgtcgatcgcttcctcgcctcctccaagTGATACTCCTCACTCTGgatgcggcgcgcctgcagcactGCCTTCGCGTGGAGAGTCAGCTTCCTCTCGGCTCGCAGGCCCTGTgccggccttcgcgtcggcgtcttctttctcgctgcatagttccgcccgcggcgcatcGCTTCCGCCCCgctcgctcttctcctcggcgctgTGGAGTGCGCGGCGGACAGGCGTCGCGGTGCCCCCACAGATCGCGGCTTTCGGGCGGACCTTTGTCTACGCCTTCCTGAAGCCGCTGCGGAAAGACAAAGCTGCCGCGAtcgccgaggctgcggaggcctcggaggctgcagaggccgcgcagctgtcCGAGCCAgtgcgcggcgagagctATTTCCAAGACTTTGACGAGGTCTACGATGCGAGCGAAGAGCTCCGGCGCCTGAACGAGCTCCACAAGTTCTACGCCGTCTACACCTACCCCGAGACCTACTCGTTCGAAGCCGACGCGAGTCCACTCGAAGCAGacagcgcgcccgccgagaACGCGAGAGAAACAGAAGATGCGGGCGAAGGGGAGCGGGAGAtaggcgagggcgaggagggggtggagaaggcgcgggagggGGCGTCTCGGGGGTCGTCGCGCCttgagccgccgcctcggccgcttccgctgccgcgtcgactgcgtctgccgctctcaCGTCTGCCGAGCAAGGCGCTGTCGCTGTTTCCCTCGCCGAAacctgcggcgtcgtcgccatTTGTGCCTTCTCTGGCGTCCGCGGGGTTAActgcgccgggcgccgcaccgctgccggcgccggcgttccCCTCGCATGCGCTCCCGCCCAACGTCTCCGCGTGGGGCGGCTttccgctgccggcgtcggTCTCGCGCGattctgcgcggcgcttcctcgcgccgtcgctcctcgGCGACTGGATGGTTGAGCAGACTTtggggcggcagcgcgcgggaCTGCTGAGCACGTTCGCGTTCGACTCGGAGGCGAATCCTGCGAAGCCCTCAGGGGGCGTCGGCGTCCGTACTGAGGActtgcgcggcgtctccgtcgccggcacgctcgccgccgccgcggaggccgcgcccgcccagGCCGGGCTGAGCGAccccgaggcggaggcgcgcgcagttGCCGCGCGGAACTGCGACGTCGCAGAAAGCCTCCTCGAGggtcgcgcagagagcgacgctcCAACTGCGGCGTCAGAAGACGAGCTGCAGAtcgagagaagaaacgcgcgcgacagGGGCAATTcccagcgcgaggcggacgaggaagGGGGGGCAAGGCTGCGGTTTGCGAGTGCGCTGGCGAGTGCAGCCTCCGGtgacgcgcggagggcggaggcttcgcgcagggagagacCCGGGGAGGGCTTCGAGCCCTACGTCTCGCTCCTCGACGAgtctgcgcgcggaggcggcatcGCGATGGAGATGTGGCTGCctggcgtcgcggcgcgcgacatCATCAtcgagctgcgcctcgtcgggcgcgaggaagacggcgaggacggtgggaggctgcagacggcggcggagggcaaggcgacgcagagccccGAGAATAACACGAGAGAGGCGTGGTCGCTGGACGAGGAGTTTGTGTTTCGAGAAAACATTGAGCACGTGGAAGACCGCATGTTCACTAAAGAGAGGAAACGGTGGCCGCTGACTATTCTCCCCATGCTCGTCGTGAACGCCCCCAAGAGCCGGAGAGTCCTCCGCTGGGAGATGGAGACTTTC AAGACCAGACAGAAACACGGGCGAATGGCGGACTACGAGAGGATTCAACGCGCGTATCGCCTCAGATG GCCTGCAGACATCCGCAGAGCGGAGGCTCGACTCGACAGCGGCAGGCTGATGGTCGTGGTGCCCCCCCTCGAGGACCTCTCGAGCTTCGACGCCGAagccgacgcggacgcgctgccgATGCGTATCCCTGTTCAAC AGAAGCCGCTCCCGTGGACCGGGCTGAAGGGCTTTCGCGTTTACCATTCGCGGCGCGACTGGATTTTCAATTTCCACAAATTCTCGCAGTACGCCAAGGGCGTGGATCTCTTCACGTTTGACTTTAAGAAAGAAAAGGTGCCGATTCGAGAGCCCGACAGACAGGAGGAACAGGAGGCGAAACGCATGGCTGAAGTCATCTCAAAAAAAAACTGGAGACTCTGGCGCGGAGAAAAACTCTga